In Phaseolus vulgaris cultivar G19833 chromosome 3, P. vulgaris v2.0, whole genome shotgun sequence, the sequence CaagtattttcaatttatttgtcTCCTGTaattgactaattatttttctttgtctCTTTGGCAGGCCTTGTCAAAAACATTGACTGCAGATGAACTCTATTATCTGAGGGAGCAATTTTCACTGCTAGAACCTagcaaaaatggcagcatatcTTTAGAGAATGTTAACAAGGTTAGTCATCACATAATGTGTGTGAAATTTATCAATGTTAGATTCCACAAGTTTTTCTAATTCATATTTTCTGGGCAGGCCTTGATGAAATATGCAACAGATGCCATGAAAGAGTCTCGCATCCCTGACTTTCTTTCCTCGGTAAAACTACCGTGTTCTGTGTATATAGATATGACCCTTAATTTGTTTTGTTTCTCTTTTACATGTTCTTGATGatatttctctttttatttacaGCTGAATTCATTACAATATAGAAGGATGGATTTTGAAGAATTCTGTGCAGCCGCGTTAAGTGTGCATCAACTCGAAGCTCTTGATCGTTGGGAACAACATGCTCGCTGTGCCTATGAGCTTTTTGATAAAGATGGAAACAGGGCTATTGTCATTGAAGAGCTTGCTTCAGTACGTTAAAAAAAGAACACTTCACACTTTACTCTATTAGTGATTATTATAAAGCTGCATTTACCGTTATTTCCTTTAATTAATGTAGGTTGTAATCCCTtcttcaagaggggagggggtAGTTACAAAATTTATTAGGAAGAACAGAAAGTACAACTTAAGGAGGATAAGGAATCTCCATAGACCGTAGGGGGTAGTTACATAGGACACTAAAAACAAATGGAGGGGGTAGTTGGTGAAAATCAGAAAGTGCAACTAATGGAAGATGAAATCCTCTCCATAGACGGTAGGGAAAGTTAAGAAACTAAAGAACCAAGAAGTAGATATATGGCAAGGCTGCCCAATCTACGATCTTGCCATAAAGATGCTTGCTCATTAAACACACCCTTTCCCATAATAGGTGAAGAGACTGAAGACACCCTTAACATGCATGGCCCTCCAACCGAATTTAACAAAGGACTTCCAAAAATAATTGAGTAACTACATCTGATGGCATCTCTTGCATAATTTAATGCATGTACACTTTTTATCTGCCACTTTGTATATATACATCTAAAGAATCTGCAGTTACCTGCAACTGATTACTGCTGGATCTGTCAAGAATATACTGATGTGAATCTTGTTAATCATACGGAATCAttgaaaaattttaaattactatttGTGAATATGCAATATGCAACTAATTAGTTCttcaaaatattgttttaggAACTTGGACTTGGCCCCTCTATCCCTGTTCATGTTGTTCTTCACGACTGGATACGCCACACTGATGGAAAATTAAGCTTTCTTGGGTTTGTCAAATTATTGCACGGTGTATCTAGCAGAAGCCTTGCCAAGgttcaataaaatttaaagcAGAAGAAGCCTTGTGTGGCTCGACCATATTTGGATTTGTGTCTAGTTCGTGGTGGAACTGATTATTGTCTTGTTATCTTATGCTCTTGCTAGCACAcccatttaaaaaattacaggTTCATAATGAAATGCAACTCTGATTTTTTTTGAAGGAGCTCAAATTGTAAAATAGTCTACAGATCGTTGGTCTAAGAATTAATATATGAATTGTAGAATTAGATTAGCTTTGTCTCGATGGGTGGTAATAATTTCCTGTCACCTGTATTAATGAATGCTTTTGTATAACCATACGTTTGTGAGTCTGAAAATTTTAATCTTAATTCTATTATATGGTGTGTTGTGTGGGTGCACTTTACATTCTATGAATCCGTTACTTTCCTCGTTCCATTGTAGGAGATTTTAGCTGTTTAAGAAACTAAAATTATTGGGATCTGCTGAGCGATTCCGATTGTTTGGAAACAGTGAAAAATGCCCACCAACTTCACAAAATCATTGCCTTTATTAGGGAATTTGAATTCATTCTTGTCGAATGCGTAATTTTAACTAGTTTCATCATAACCATTCTCTATTTTATCAGTCTTTCTCGGCTTTACTTTTACATGCATTGTTTCAAACAGTTTGGTTCATCTTTgtttttaactatatttttctttaagttTACAGTTGGCCATCACCGATACGATGATTTTTCACAACAGTATGGAAAATAGAACTTGTACCTTTTGCATCAATTATTGATTTGACGTACACTTTTCCTTCCTCAACGCATTACCAGACACACGATATCTAAGTGAGATGTCTGATATCTTACTGATACGATATGTGAACAATGTTACACCAGAATATGGATCCAAAAAAACCCAAACTACTTTACATCACAAAACAAACGCCTCTAATTTCCATATAcatatatttcattaattttaaacatCGCTACTAAAGAATTTCATTGAAGAGGTTGCGGATTAAACACCGAACCACCCCAAAATAAAACCAAGAACTCAGGACCTATataaaagtgtaaaaaaaagGAAGCAAGTTTTAACcttgaaggaagaagaatgatgTAAAAGACAACAGAAAATGAAGGGAGAGAATGGTATTAGAGTTGAAACTAGTCTGAAACATGAACATATCATATACGAATAGAAAACAATGTTAGTAGTTGAGGTCCTCCACATTCACAAGACAAGAGGCACGCCATTACACTTAGAGAGCGCCACCGATCTATCTTATCATGTATTCTAATTCTACACCCAGTTATGAACACAGCAAGCTCAGAAGTTATtgaaaactaaaactaaaacacACTTGTTCTCATAAAACACACAATGAGGTTGCTGTCTCGCGCGGCAGTTGGGAGTTATGATAATAAAAAGGGGGCAAAGGAAGCAAGAAAGTACTATCTTGAGGAAAGCTTGTGGTGCAGGTCATCAGCAAGGGCTTGCCTCAATTTTTCCCCATAGTAATGAAACGATTTCTCGCTGTCCATGACCCTGGGCGGGGTTCCACTCTCGTCGGGCTCCTTCCACAGTTCGGGTTCCGGCTCCCTCGCAATCTGGCAGAGGTTGTGCAACACGCAGCAGGCAACGATGGTTTGGGGGGCGTGATGCACACCGGTGTTCAAATCCTGAAGAATCTTccacctccccttcagaagcgCAATGGCCTCCACCACCACGGACCTTCCCTTCATGAGCATTCCATCGAACAGGTTCTGCGCGGGGGTGCCCATCCCGCTGGGGGAGAATGGGGTGAGGAGAAAGGGAAGGAGAGGGAAGCACCAGTCGCCAACCACGTAAGGCCGCACGTGGTGGCCGCGAACGCTAATGATCTTGTCCCAGACGACGTCGCCGGAGGTGAGGCGGTGGTAGAGCAGGCTGTCGCGGAAGTGGGTGGCGTCGTCGGTGCCGCCGGGGGCCTTGACGCAGACGTCCCAGAAGATCTTCTTGTGGTCAGAGACGACCTGGAGGAGTAAAGAGGGGTAACCGTAGCGGCAGCGGTAGGGGTTAAGGTTAGGGTTGGTGTTGGGGTTGGAGCGGAGGTGGACCGGGGTGGTGTCGATGGCGCCGCACATATTGGGGAGGGAGGTAAGTTCCTCGAAGGCCTGGGTGGTTTCGAGGAGGCGGCGGCGGCCAACAGGTATTTTGATGAACTCAGGGTAGAGCTTGGTAGCGAGGAGGCGCGTGACCATGTTGGTGATTTTGGAGACGAGGTAGGGATCGAGGGAGTAGCGGGCGGCGAGGGTTTTAGCGGAGAGGCCGTGGGCGAGGCGGGAGAGGACCATGGCAACGGCGTAATCAGAGGGTAGGGAGAGGTTGGAGAGAGCGATGTGGGGCTTGAGCTTGTCGACGACAGTTGTGAAGACGGGGTAAGAGAGGCCGTAGAGGGAGCGCCAGTGCGCGTCGCGGAGAGGGGCTTCGAGGGACCAGATGTGTTCCGTGGAGAGCGCGCGGAAGGCGGAGACGGAGTAATCGGAGGAGGCGTTGTTGTTGGCGGTGGCGTTAGGGTTGTTGTTGTTGGTGGTGGTGTTGTTGGGGTTGGGAGGGGAGGAGGAGGGGCGCGTGGAGGCGACGTAGGAGAGGACGGAGGCGATGGTGAAGAAGAGGAGGGGAGCGATGGAGGAGGAGTGGAGGAGGGAGGAGGGGTTGGCGGTGGTTGAGGAGAGGGAATCGGAGAGAAGTGAGGTTGTTGGGTCTAGGGAGTTGTGGAGGTGAAGCAGATTCGATAGCATTACCAGAAAAGATTGATCCATTccctttctcttcttcttctttcttcttcttctcttcagAAACCTAGAACCAGAGAAAACcctcttcttctcttctcttctcctcCGCTGCCAACTCACACCTACCCGTCACTGCCCTTCCCACTACtccaatttcttttttatttacctACCTCCAAATCCAAATACCAACAATTTC encodes:
- the LOC137808768 gene encoding protein ALP1-like; translated protein: MDQSFLVMLSNLLHLHNSLDPTTSLLSDSLSSTTANPSSLLHSSSIAPLLFFTIASVLSYVASTRPSSSPPNPNNTTTNNNNPNATANNNASSDYSVSAFRALSTEHIWSLEAPLRDAHWRSLYGLSYPVFTTVVDKLKPHIALSNLSLPSDYAVAMVLSRLAHGLSAKTLAARYSLDPYLVSKITNMVTRLLATKLYPEFIKIPVGRRRLLETTQAFEELTSLPNMCGAIDTTPVHLRSNPNTNPNLNPYRCRYGYPSLLLQVVSDHKKIFWDVCVKAPGGTDDATHFRDSLLYHRLTSGDVVWDKIISVRGHHVRPYVVGDWCFPLLPFLLTPFSPSGMGTPAQNLFDGMLMKGRSVVVEAIALLKGRWKILQDLNTGVHHAPQTIVACCVLHNLCQIAREPEPELWKEPDESGTPPRVMDSEKSFHYYGEKLRQALADDLHHKLSSR